From one Lycium barbarum isolate Lr01 chromosome 6, ASM1917538v2, whole genome shotgun sequence genomic stretch:
- the LOC132643930 gene encoding uncharacterized protein LOC132643930, with protein MPLCELNDPKEGFLVEDCCIVQADVSVVGNILPLAYALVDSENDASWGWFFMQLKNTFGVREGMCIVSNRHDSIHNATSTVYPEVPHCFCIYHLWNNVKDLFRKNKEKARPIFFALAKAYTTERFEHYMNELNKIDQRVQPYLFNVGYERWSRVL; from the exons ATGCCATTATGTGAACTCAATGATCCTAAAGAGGGCTTCCTTGTTGAAGACTGCTGCATTGTGCAAGCTGATGTTTCTGTAGTTG GGAATATCCTTCCGCTAGCCTATGCACTCGTCGACTCAGAAAATGATGCATCTTGGGGATGGTTCTTCATGCAATTGAAGAATACTTTTGGGGTTCGGGAAGGAATGTGTATTGTTTCGAATAGACATGATAGCATCCATAATGCAACATCAACTGTTTATCCAGAAGTGCCTCATTGTTTCTGCATCTACCATTTGTGGAACAACGTCAAGGATCTATTCAGGAAAAATAAGGAAAAAGCGAGACCGATCTTTTTTGCTTTGGCTAAGGCTTACACCACTGAAAGATTTGAACACTACATGAACGAATTGAATAAAATTGATCAGCGAGTGCAACCTTACTTGTTCAATGTTGGGTATGAACGGTGGTCTAGAGTTCTGTAG
- the LOC132643931 gene encoding uncharacterized protein LOC132643931, translated as MKLANHLIKDALMLVGFEAIKEDIAVFNCLKQYLMFDCILVFSISEGSDVNMENTNASPARYLLKIESFSSLSDNGIIKYESNEFKSGGYSWKMIIHPDGNEDGQGHISAYLAIVATTSLQADWEVNASFSFLIFDQIHDNYNLLRGMERRFRNIQTEWGFSKCISHATFKDPSNGYLVSDKCIFGVDVYVIKNQGIGECLSSLNDIEPYKHEWKISEFTKLKNEVCSEEFTVGDCKWKLSLYPKGNIGQNGQNISVFLESVDAERFDCQKKVKAKFSISIKDRISGKHHKKSGLTLENVEKGKRMKGLRRHIDGNRNNTEIMALLLLRYIF; from the exons ATGAAGTTGGCAAATCACCTTATTAAAGATGCTCTAATGCTAGTGGGGTTTGAAGCTATAAAAGAAGATATAGCAGTGTTTAATTGTCTTAAACAATACCTAATGTTCGATTGTATTCTTGTCTTTTCCATTTCAGAAGGGTCAGATGTAAACATGGAAAATACAAATGCATCACCAGCACGTTACTTGTTGAAGATTGAATCCTTTTCGTCGCTCTCAGACAATGGTATTATCAAGTATGAATCAAATGAGTTCAAGTCCGGTGGCTACAGCTG GAAAATGATCATTCATCCTGATGGAAATGAAGATGGACAAGGCCATATATCTGCATACTTGGCCATCGTTGCGACAACCTCCCTTCAAGCTGATTGGGAGGTGAATGCCTCATTTAGCTTCTTGATATTTGATCAGATTCACGACAACTATAATCTATTGAGAG GGATGGAGCGGCGTTTCCGCAATATCCAGACTGAATGGGGTTTCTCGAAATGTATATCTCATGCAACATTCAAAGATCCCTCTAATGGTTACCTTGTTAGTGACAAATGTATCTTTGGAGTAGATGTATATGTCATCAAGAACCAGGGAATAGGTGAATGTTTGTCCTCATTGAATGACATTGAGCCTTATAAACACGAATGGAAGATTTCTGAATTCACAAAATTGAAGAATGAAGTGTGTTCTGAAGAGTTTACTGTTGGGGATTGTAAATG GAAACTTTCATTATATCCTAAAGGTAATATTGGACAAAATGGCCAGAACATCTCCGTCTTTCTTGAATCAGTTGATGCTGAAAGATTTGACTGCCAAAAAAAGGTGAAGGCAAAATTTAGCATTTCCATCAAAGACAGGATTAGTGGTAAACATCACAAGAAGAGTG GTTTGACATTAGAGAATGTAGAAAAGGGGAAGAGAATGAAGGGATTACGCCGTCATATTGATG GTAATCGAAATAACACAGAAATCATGGCACTGTTGCTTTTAAGATACATCTTTTGA